From the Limanda limanda chromosome 2, fLimLim1.1, whole genome shotgun sequence genome, one window contains:
- the polg2 gene encoding DNA polymerase subunit gamma-2, mitochondrial, with protein sequence MATHCVRHCVTRLHTLCTVLSTHASSLRASQRGAAGVLRSSRGRCSSSGSGDVGEVRTLLQLCVDRHFVSPGPANTELFGRGLSCSYGPLGTELRRNLLEQWWLSMSRARAQLFGINTLSSSRRDGDTEAGGQLRMVQAERLRHIFEQQHLSKEQMIQEVQTLLQRCPSVRTNLLQGALEEFVPSVELVNRKLPFGLAETGLCFQPSDGSGCPAEVTQASLVWFCSPRTSSQWLDHWARQRLKWWRKFSLSPSDFSSSEVPADELVGAASRGVRIVYNFPWGPEPLETLWNQGDAELLQTHKGVWTKLQCRNGRKSVPHVVSVSGNMDRGLMAFLSNSLQLLKKGDSKQRLPQRKVLKLHPVLAPVKVALDIGRGGTMELRQVCEGLLQEFMESKISVWPGYLETVPTSMEQLHAKYDEMGVLFTVVISDNTLESGLLQVRSRDTTIKETMHISEIKNFLSRYISAADKI encoded by the exons ATGGCCACACACTGTGTCCGACACTGTGTCACACGCCTCCACACACTGTGCACGGTCCTGTCCACACACGCCTCCTCATTGAGAGCCTCGCAGCGGGGTGCAGCCGGTGTCCTGCGgtcctccagggggcgctgcagctcATCGGGCAGCGGGGATGTGGGCGAGGTGAggactctgctgcagctctgtgtggaCAGACACTTCGTCTCACCCGGTCCCGCCAACACCGAGCTGTTCGGCCGCGGGCTGAGCTGCAGCTACGGGCCCCTGGGCacggagctgaggaggaacctGCTGGAGCAGTGGTGGCTCTCCATGAGCCGGGCCAGGGCTCAGCTGTTTGGGATAAACACCCTGAGCAGCAGCCGCAGGGACGGAGACACAGAGGCAGGGGGACAGCTGAGGATGGTCCAGGCTGAGAGATTAAGACACATATTTGAGCAGCAGCATCTGAGCAAGGAGCAGATGATCCAGGAGGTGCAGACGCTCCTTCAGAGGTGCCCGTCCGTGAGAACAAACCTACTTCAAG GTGCTTTGGAAGAGTTTGTCCCCTCGGTGGAGCTGGTGAACAGGAAGTTGCCTTTCGGCCTGGCTGAGACTGGTCTGTGTTTTCAGCCCTCAGACGGTTCTGGTTG CCCTGCTGAGGTCACCCAGGCGTCTCTGGTGTGGTTCTGCTCTCCTCGCACCTCTTCCCAGTGGCTCGATCACTGGGCACGACAGAGGCTGAAATGGTGGAGAAAA TTTTCCCTGTCTCCCTCCGACTTCAGCAGCAGCGAAGTCCCGGCAGATGAACTTGTGGGGGCGGCGTCTCGCGGTGTGAGGATCGTCTACAACTTCCCGTGGGGACCAGAGCCCCTGGAGACACTGTGGAACCAAGGAGacgctgagctgctgcagacacacaaaggagTGTGGACAAAGTTACAG TGTCGAAACGGGCGCAAGTCGGTCCCTCACGTCGTCTCTGTGAGCGGGAACATGGACCGAGGTTTGATGGCCTTTCTGTCCAActcgctgcagctgctgaagaaAGGAGACAGCAAGCAGAGGCTGCCGCAGAGAAAG GTTCTGAAGTTGCATCCAGTGTTGGCTCCAGTCAAAGTGGCTTTAGACATTGGCAGAGGAGGAACTATGGAACTGAGACAG GTTTGTGAAGGCCTTCTGCAGGAGTTCATGGAGTCTAAGATCTCCGTGTGGCCCGGGTACCTTGAAACTGTGCCAACATCGATGGAGCAGCTGCACGCCAA GTACGATGAGATGGGAGTGCTCTTCACCGTGGTGATCAGTGACAACACGTTGGAGAGTGGACTCCTTCAGGTCCGCAGCAGAGACACCACCATCAAAGAAACCATGCACATCTCTGAGATCAAGAACTTTCTCTCCAGATACATTTCTGCTGCCGACAAAATCTGA